The following proteins are encoded in a genomic region of Streptomyces lunaelactis:
- a CDS encoding acyl-CoA dehydrogenase family protein has protein sequence MSTQPDLLYSEAEDDLRSAVRSLLTDRSDTASVLVRAESGTPYDPELWKALAGDMGAAGLLVPEKLGGQGASHREAAVVLEELGRSVAPAPYLTSSVIATETLLALDTESEPVAALLAELAAGRQVAVLAVPLSAAPDGPLPFGARRITGVPDAAAADVLLVLKSDGLYAVEAAGVTVEALTPLDLTRPLAAVTVDRTAAATRLADAATAEAAVRRGLLAGAGLLASEQLGLAEWCLEETVRHTRERHQFNRPIGSFQALKHRMAQLWLEVVSGRAAARAVADALATDSPEAALTVAVAQAYCSRVAVHAAEECVQLHAGIGMTWEHPAHLYLKRAKSDEIALGTPGRHKEALAELIDLRAP, from the coding sequence ATGAGCACACAGCCCGATCTGCTCTACTCCGAGGCCGAGGACGACCTCCGCTCCGCCGTACGCTCCCTGCTCACCGACCGCAGCGACACGGCGTCAGTACTGGTGCGCGCCGAGTCCGGTACGCCGTACGACCCCGAGTTGTGGAAGGCGCTCGCCGGGGACATGGGCGCGGCCGGTCTGCTCGTACCCGAGAAGCTGGGGGGTCAGGGCGCGAGCCACCGCGAGGCTGCCGTGGTGCTGGAGGAGCTGGGGCGCAGCGTCGCCCCAGCGCCGTATCTGACCAGCTCGGTCATCGCGACCGAGACTCTGCTCGCCCTCGACACGGAGTCGGAGCCGGTCGCCGCGCTGCTGGCCGAGCTCGCGGCCGGCCGCCAGGTCGCCGTGCTCGCCGTACCGCTGTCCGCCGCCCCGGACGGGCCCCTGCCCTTCGGCGCGAGAAGGATCACCGGTGTCCCGGACGCCGCTGCCGCCGATGTGCTGCTTGTCCTGAAGTCCGACGGGCTGTACGCGGTCGAGGCCGCCGGCGTCACCGTCGAGGCGCTCACCCCGCTCGATCTGACCCGTCCGCTCGCCGCGGTCACCGTCGACCGGACAGCCGCCGCGACCCGCCTCGCGGACGCGGCAACCGCCGAGGCCGCCGTTCGCCGCGGACTGCTCGCAGGTGCCGGGCTGCTCGCCTCCGAACAGCTGGGCCTCGCCGAGTGGTGCCTGGAGGAGACCGTACGCCACACTCGCGAGCGCCATCAGTTCAACCGCCCGATCGGCTCGTTCCAGGCGCTCAAGCACCGCATGGCGCAGCTGTGGCTCGAGGTCGTCTCGGGCCGGGCCGCGGCCCGTGCTGTCGCCGACGCTCTCGCGACGGACAGCCCGGAGGCCGCTCTCACCGTGGCCGTCGCGCAGGCGTACTGCTCCCGGGTCGCCGTGCACGCCGCCGAGGAGTGCGTCCAGCTCCACGCCGGCATCGGTATGACCTGGGAACACCCCGCGCATCTGTACCTCAAGCGCGCCAAGTCCGACGAGATCGCCCTGGGCACGCCCGGCCGCCACAAGGAGGCACTGGCCGAACTGATCGACCTGCGAGCCCCGTAG
- a CDS encoding acyl-CoA dehydrogenase family protein, translating to MTDAAELLSRTKELLAAHPPATTDRTDFLTARFDAGLAWVHYPKGLGGLDAPRTLQAVVDAELTAAGAPDNDPRRIGIGLGMAAPTILTYGSEEVKQRFLRPLWVGEEVWCQLFSEPGAGSDLAALGTRAVRDGGDWVLNGQKVWTSSAHVARWAILIARTDPELPKHRGITYFICDMSDPGVEVRPLRQITGEAEFNEVFLTDVRIPDAHRLGEVGEGWKVAQTTLMNERVSIGGSRIPREGGMSGPIARTWRERPELRTHDLHQRLLTLWVDAEVARLAGERLRQQLAAGQPGPEGSGMKLAFARLNQEISGLEVELRGEEGLLYDDWTMRRPELVDFTGRDAGYRYLRSKGNSIEGGTSEVLLNIVAERVLGLPSEPRNDKDVAWKDLTR from the coding sequence ATGACGGACGCCGCCGAACTGCTCAGTCGTACCAAGGAGTTGCTGGCCGCTCACCCCCCGGCCACCACCGACCGCACCGACTTCCTCACGGCGCGCTTCGACGCGGGCCTCGCCTGGGTGCACTACCCGAAGGGGCTCGGCGGACTCGACGCCCCGCGCACCCTGCAGGCCGTCGTGGACGCCGAGCTGACGGCGGCGGGCGCGCCCGACAACGACCCGCGCCGCATCGGCATCGGCCTCGGCATGGCCGCTCCGACGATCCTCACGTACGGCTCCGAAGAGGTGAAGCAGCGCTTCCTGCGGCCGCTGTGGGTCGGCGAGGAGGTGTGGTGCCAGCTGTTCAGCGAACCCGGCGCGGGCTCGGACCTCGCCGCGCTCGGTACCCGGGCCGTCAGGGACGGCGGCGACTGGGTCCTCAACGGGCAGAAGGTGTGGACGTCCAGCGCCCACGTGGCCCGCTGGGCGATCCTCATCGCCCGCACCGACCCGGAACTGCCCAAGCACCGGGGCATCACGTACTTCATCTGCGACATGAGCGACCCGGGCGTCGAGGTCCGGCCGCTGCGACAGATCACGGGCGAGGCGGAATTCAACGAAGTCTTCCTGACGGATGTCCGGATCCCCGACGCGCACCGGCTGGGGGAGGTCGGCGAGGGGTGGAAGGTCGCCCAGACGACCCTGATGAACGAGCGTGTCTCGATCGGCGGCAGCCGCATCCCGCGCGAGGGCGGCATGAGCGGCCCGATCGCTCGGACCTGGCGCGAACGCCCCGAGCTGCGCACGCACGATCTTCATCAGCGGCTGCTGACCCTGTGGGTCGATGCCGAGGTCGCCCGGCTCGCCGGAGAACGACTGCGCCAGCAGCTCGCCGCGGGCCAGCCGGGCCCCGAGGGCAGCGGAATGAAGCTCGCCTTCGCCCGCCTCAACCAGGAGATCAGCGGCCTCGAGGTCGAACTCCGCGGTGAGGAAGGCCTGTTGTACGACGACTGGACCATGCGACGGCCCGAACTCGTCGACTTCACCGGGCGCGACGCCGGCTACCGCTATCTGCGCTCCAAGGGCAACTCCATCGAGGGCGGCACCAGCGAAGTGCTGCTGAACATCGTCGCCGAACGCGTACTCGGACTGCCCTCCGAGCCGCGCAACGACAAGGACGTCGCCTGGAAGGACCTGACCCGATGA